A single Lentimicrobiaceae bacterium DNA region contains:
- the rsmG gene encoding 16S rRNA (guanine(527)-N(7))-methyltransferase RsmG: MEIIEKYFPGLSHEKIGRFVQLQAFYENWNQKINLISRNDIVHLYEHHVLHSLSIAKVIDFKDRTSIMDVGTGGGFPGIPLAILFSGCNFYLVDSIGKKIQVVNAVIKDLGLTNVKAEQKRVEQVQEKFDFVISRAVTQLPIFFQWVQGKIISGGFNNLPNGILYLKGGDLEDELCSIKKKYKVFNLSDFFTEEYFITKKIVYIKR; encoded by the coding sequence ATGGAAATAATAGAAAAATACTTTCCCGGATTATCGCACGAGAAAATAGGACGATTTGTACAATTGCAGGCGTTTTACGAAAATTGGAACCAGAAGATTAACCTGATTTCACGAAATGATATTGTACATTTATATGAGCACCATGTATTACATTCCCTTTCCATTGCTAAAGTGATTGATTTTAAGGATAGAACTTCAATTATGGATGTGGGGACAGGCGGAGGATTTCCCGGAATCCCGCTTGCCATATTGTTTTCCGGTTGCAATTTCTATTTGGTAGATTCAATAGGTAAGAAAATTCAGGTTGTAAATGCGGTGATTAAGGATTTGGGGCTTACAAATGTAAAGGCTGAGCAAAAAAGAGTTGAACAAGTGCAGGAAAAATTTGATTTTGTTATAAGTAGAGCAGTTACACAATTGCCTATATTTTTTCAATGGGTACAAGGTAAAATTATTTCCGGAGGCTTTAACAACTTGCCTAATGGTATTCTTTATCTGAAGGGGGGGGATTTGGAAGATGAGTTATGCTCTATAAAAAAGAAATACAAGGTCTTTAATTTGTCTGATTTTTTTACAGAAGAATACTTTATTACTAAAAAGATTGTGTATATCAAACGGTAA
- a CDS encoding glucosaminidase domain-containing protein: MALWEMNEFKIPASIILAQGILETNSGNSVFFKKSGNHFGIKCHKDWEGDTVLIDDDAQNECFRKYKNDIEAFRDHGLFLTTRNRYASLFSLDITDYRAWAEGLKRLGYATNPKYAEALIRIIESNKLYDIDKTSKEIILAKESAIANTSDCSRFLKGYIHPTRDRFQEKKKIKNRTVYVNNKIAFIFIEEGDNFFKLASELNTSLYQICWYNDMKKTDCLSEGQILYIAKKKRKSGAEKHEVQAYENLYSISQLYGVRLKNLIKYNKLPKNYEVKKGDMVWLHKNKNR, from the coding sequence ATGGCTTTGTGGGAAATGAACGAGTTTAAAATTCCAGCAAGTATTATTCTTGCTCAGGGGATTTTGGAAACCAACAGCGGTAACAGCGTCTTTTTTAAAAAATCGGGTAATCATTTTGGTATCAAATGCCATAAAGATTGGGAAGGAGATACAGTATTAATAGATGATGATGCACAGAACGAGTGTTTTAGAAAATATAAAAACGATATTGAGGCATTTCGTGACCATGGACTATTTTTAACAACCCGGAATAGGTATGCTTCGCTTTTTTCGTTAGATATTACTGATTATCGCGCATGGGCTGAAGGTCTGAAAAGGTTGGGTTATGCTACAAATCCCAAATATGCAGAAGCTTTAATAAGAATAATAGAGTCCAATAAATTATATGATATTGATAAAACATCTAAAGAGATTATTTTAGCGAAGGAATCTGCAATTGCTAATACGAGCGACTGTTCAAGGTTTTTAAAGGGCTACATTCATCCTACAAGGGATAGGTTTCAAGAAAAGAAAAAAATAAAAAATAGAACTGTATATGTTAATAATAAAATAGCGTTTATTTTTATTGAAGAAGGAGATAATTTTTTTAAATTAGCAAGTGAACTCAATACAAGCTTGTATCAGATTTGCTGGTATAACGATATGAAAAAAACCGATTGTCTTTCCGAAGGGCAAATCCTTTATATTGCTAAGAAAAAGAGAAAATCAGGCGCTGAAAAACACGAAGTTCAGGCATACGAAAATTTATACAGCATTTCGCAATTATATGGGGTTCGGCTAAAAAATCTTATTAAATATAATAAACTACCAAAAAATTATGAAGTTAAAAAAGGAGATATGGTTTGGCTTCACAAGAATAAAAATAGATAA
- a CDS encoding polysaccharide biosynthesis C-terminal domain-containing protein, producing the protein MTRILYDCMLKNILGTTLARISIAIFSFCIVVINARYLGAVHVGTIGLIVLAISINMIMSSIVGGSSLAFLVPRHAVFLLFIASYGWALITSALGSVLLSYLHMVPAGFTFDVFFISLFQSLMNINITILLGKEKIKLYNVFTFGEMVLRITFLLLFIFYFGILNPHAFVYALYLSLGIFFIISLVAVHKYLVFTDLMELPAKLREMFRLGTYIQLAGIFQLFNYRLSYYIIEGCMGRAALGVYSVGVQISESVWLIGKSAAMVQYSRISNSDDEEYARQITLMFVKFTFLLTLLAVIVLLLIPSDVFSFVFAKDFSGLGIVISSMAVGIISLAVSMMFSHYFSGKGKPHHNTVSSGIGLVFTLGLGIILIPRYGLLGAGITASVSYTISMLYQFFVFVRIARVKLRNFLPDKQDKELLLREIRLLFNKKQNSVSVR; encoded by the coding sequence TTGACCCGTATTTTGTACGATTGTATGCTAAAAAATATACTTGGAACAACCTTGGCTCGTATTTCTATTGCAATATTTAGTTTTTGTATTGTGGTTATTAATGCCCGGTATTTGGGTGCTGTGCACGTAGGTACAATAGGATTGATAGTGTTAGCTATTTCTATTAATATGATTATGAGTAGTATAGTTGGAGGTAGCTCGCTTGCTTTTTTGGTGCCACGGCATGCTGTTTTTTTACTTTTTATAGCCTCCTATGGATGGGCACTTATTACATCTGCATTGGGCAGTGTATTGCTGAGCTATTTACACATGGTTCCTGCAGGATTTACTTTTGATGTTTTTTTTATTTCGCTTTTCCAGTCGCTTATGAATATCAACATAACCATTCTGCTGGGGAAGGAAAAAATAAAACTGTATAATGTTTTTACTTTTGGAGAAATGGTGTTGCGGATAACCTTCCTGTTGCTTTTTATTTTTTATTTTGGAATACTAAATCCACATGCTTTTGTGTATGCACTGTACTTATCGCTGGGAATATTTTTTATTATCAGTTTGGTAGCTGTTCATAAATACTTAGTATTTACTGATCTTATGGAACTTCCAGCTAAGCTTAGGGAAATGTTTCGTTTGGGAACATACATTCAGTTAGCCGGTATTTTTCAATTATTTAATTATCGGTTAAGCTACTATATTATAGAAGGTTGCATGGGAAGAGCCGCCTTAGGTGTATATTCTGTGGGTGTACAGATTTCGGAAAGTGTATGGCTTATCGGGAAAAGTGCGGCTATGGTGCAATATTCCCGGATATCAAATTCTGATGATGAGGAGTATGCCCGGCAGATTACGTTGATGTTTGTCAAATTTACGTTTTTACTTACGTTGTTGGCTGTTATAGTTTTATTATTAATCCCATCGGATGTGTTTTCTTTCGTCTTTGCAAAGGACTTTTCCGGTTTAGGGATAGTTATTTCTTCTATGGCTGTGGGTATAATATCTTTGGCTGTTTCTATGATGTTTAGCCATTATTTTTCAGGGAAAGGAAAACCACATCATAATACTGTAAGTTCAGGTATTGGTTTGGTATTTACACTTGGACTGGGTATTATTCTGATTCCCAGATATGGTCTTTTGGGTGCTGGTATAACAGCTTCTGTATCCTATACCATTTCAATGCTATACCAGTTTTTTGTTTTTGTAAGAATTGCCAGGGTTAAATTGCGTAACTTTTTACCAGATAAACAAGATAAGGAGCTTCTTTTGCGGGAAATCAGGCTACTTTTTAATAAAAAACAAAATTCAGTTTCAGTGCGTTAA
- a CDS encoding SPOR domain-containing protein, producing MNDLRVGDSQPKLPLSLQLCFVARTHANDLALHLPDEDFCNLHSWSAFGVWKKCCYNKDMSSIACMTEKPKELTGYKGKGYEMVYFENDSLNVNSIVSFWQQNDLVTDFFLSRNKWQGANWKTLGVGIYKGYVCVWMGTEPDPLAPPDTCGLNHGNSLPIATSIETMNSIVKYYLVYGSYNSQNEAKEAVSKLQKAGYTNTKMIKNNANYRVVLNEFTSLESALQQKERVKKVYKQVWLLKH from the coding sequence TTGAATGATCTGCGTGTAGGTGATTCACAGCCAAAACTGCCTTTATCTTTGCAACTGTGCTTTGTTGCCCGTACCCATGCCAATGATTTGGCGCTCCATCTTCCGGATGAAGATTTTTGTAATTTGCACAGTTGGTCTGCCTTTGGGGTTTGGAAGAAATGTTGTTATAATAAGGATATGAGCAGTATAGCTTGTATGACGGAAAAGCCAAAGGAGTTAACAGGCTACAAAGGGAAAGGGTATGAAATGGTGTATTTTGAAAATGACTCACTTAATGTAAACTCTATAGTAAGCTTCTGGCAGCAAAATGATTTGGTTACAGATTTTTTTCTGAGCAGGAACAAATGGCAGGGTGCAAACTGGAAGACCTTGGGGGTTGGTATTTATAAGGGATATGTTTGTGTATGGATGGGCACCGAGCCAGATCCCTTAGCTCCTCCGGATACTTGTGGCTTAAATCATGGTAACAGCTTGCCTATTGCAACGTCTATAGAGACAATGAATTCAATTGTAAAATATTATCTGGTTTACGGTAGTTATAATTCACAAAACGAAGCCAAAGAAGCTGTTAGTAAATTGCAGAAAGCAGGATACACTAACACAAAAATGATTAAAAACAATGCAAATTACCGGGTTGTTTTAAATGAATTTACTTCTTTGGAGTCTGCCCTCCAGCAAAAAGAAAGAGTAAAAAAAGTGTACAAACAGGTTTGGCTGCTTAAGCATTAA
- a CDS encoding glycosyltransferase, protein MHLLFLTKWYPNTSDITNGIFIESLALQIAKNHKVTVIALHPQAELDEKKTVTDTQNFNYRLIQLYFRAKEPLNWIARWYNLAQWLLAFVRAWKILKNTNKKPDLVHVHVLTRPAVMAYGLKLFYGIPYVITEHWSRYLRNEYKNKNLLYKKITSFVAARAKAFTCVSERLMQELVQAGIHNQIMQVIPNMVDVTAKTDTVEGNRGGRNTIFIATVSDLVDKTKNISSVLYVLSNIKPIFSAFEYHLVGDGPDAEAFKQLVEQLKLTDKVFFHGRQDHDYICSFLPVIDFLVTNSYSETFSIVTAEALSLGKPVIATRCGGPESYINEGNGILIDVDSPRQLEDALLFMIKNCKNYSPDKLRASVRQFSPEIIVKQYNNLYQMVLTS, encoded by the coding sequence ATGCACTTGCTGTTTCTGACAAAATGGTACCCCAATACATCGGATATTACTAATGGTATTTTTATTGAAAGCCTTGCTTTACAAATTGCAAAAAATCATAAGGTTACAGTAATTGCATTACACCCCCAAGCTGAACTTGATGAAAAAAAAACAGTTACAGATACCCAAAATTTCAATTATCGTCTTATTCAGCTATATTTCAGAGCGAAGGAACCCTTAAATTGGATTGCAAGATGGTATAACCTTGCACAATGGCTTTTGGCTTTTGTAAGAGCATGGAAAATACTGAAAAATACAAATAAAAAACCTGATTTGGTTCACGTTCATGTATTAACCCGTCCGGCTGTAATGGCATATGGATTAAAGTTGTTTTACGGGATTCCTTATGTTATTACCGAACACTGGTCAAGGTATTTAAGAAATGAATATAAAAATAAAAATCTGCTATACAAAAAGATAACATCTTTTGTTGCTGCTCGTGCCAAAGCTTTTACCTGCGTTTCAGAAAGATTGATGCAGGAGCTTGTGCAAGCCGGTATTCACAATCAAATAATGCAGGTGATACCCAATATGGTAGATGTTACAGCCAAAACGGATACTGTAGAAGGAAACAGGGGTGGAAGAAATACAATATTTATCGCAACAGTTTCTGATTTGGTGGATAAAACCAAGAATATCAGTAGCGTGTTATATGTACTTTCCAATATCAAGCCCATTTTTTCTGCCTTTGAGTACCATTTGGTAGGTGATGGACCCGATGCCGAAGCCTTTAAACAACTTGTGGAACAGTTAAAATTAACCGACAAAGTATTTTTTCACGGAAGACAGGATCATGATTATATATGCAGTTTTTTGCCTGTTATTGATTTTCTGGTTACAAACAGCTATTCAGAAACGTTTTCAATAGTAACTGCTGAGGCTCTCTCGTTGGGAAAACCTGTTATTGCTACTCGCTGTGGTGGACCCGAAAGCTATATTAATGAGGGAAATGGGATACTTATTGATGTAGATAGCCCTCGCCAACTGGAAGATGCTCTTCTTTTTATGATAAAAAATTGTAAAAACTATTCTCCTGATAAACTGCGCGCTTCTGTACGTCAATTCTCTCCAGAAATTATTGTAAAACAATATAATAATCTCTATCAAATGGTATTAACTTCATAA
- the pnuC gene encoding nicotinamide riboside transporter PnuC — translation MEIKTLLEQLKQNLIDTSYIEIIAVFFGLLSVWYAKKESIRVYPTGIINVLIYVYLCFSAGLYGDMGINAFYFVMSVYGWYNWSRKDENSKEISITRCNKKELIFNMLAFLLFFGILWFILERYTPSTVPVLDSFTTALFIIAMWQMARKKIENWIAWIIGDALVIPMFAYKELIFTSFQFIVFLILAISGYLEWRKKLMILKKNIG, via the coding sequence ATGGAAATAAAAACCCTGCTTGAACAACTGAAACAAAATCTTATTGATACAAGTTATATTGAAATTATAGCTGTTTTTTTTGGACTATTAAGTGTTTGGTATGCCAAAAAAGAAAGTATCAGGGTGTATCCTACTGGTATTATTAATGTGCTGATTTATGTGTATCTGTGCTTTTCTGCCGGATTGTATGGAGATATGGGCATCAATGCTTTTTATTTTGTGATGAGTGTGTATGGTTGGTACAACTGGAGTCGTAAGGATGAAAATAGTAAAGAAATTTCTATTACACGATGCAATAAAAAAGAGCTTATTTTTAATATGCTGGCTTTTTTACTGTTTTTTGGAATATTATGGTTTATTCTTGAAAGGTACACCCCCAGTACAGTTCCTGTACTTGATTCGTTTACAACGGCATTATTTATTATTGCCATGTGGCAGATGGCACGGAAAAAGATTGAAAACTGGATTGCCTGGATTATCGGTGATGCACTTGTTATCCCGATGTTTGCATATAAAGAATTGATATTTACAAGTTTTCAATTTATTGTTTTTTTAATTCTTGCCATTTCGGGTTATCTGGAATGGAGAAAAAAATTAATGATTCTTAAAAAAAATATTGGTTAA
- a CDS encoding DUF5723 family protein: MKKMQFISGILFLILLLIIINKAFAQQGYNAQFIRALPLQHSTNPAYTPCYSYYIGFPGLTGLQFQTENSGFTVKNVLYKTPDDSVHFSTDKLLNSIKKNNYLSVGLENDIIAFGFKIKKGYLHFNLSERFNSTVFYTKDMLDFLVKGNSSFIGKNVSFKSIGLNANYYHEIGIGYSREIDKKWTAGIKVKYLAGIANIYTKKSDISIYTDPSDYALTVKTDFSLYSSLPGTSMLPEDSVDFSIEGKNFSKSLMKFKNSGLAFDLGVQYKYNDKLKFGASIIDLGYINWKSNTKNLVSSKSTGSYTFRGIDINEFFDNDSTKFDDKINEVIDSLSANLGLKTTYSKYRSNLISKIYLSGMYDVSQRDHLGLLIRSDIYQSKLKTALTIHYNHEFGKYLSLMTGYSLMTNNYLNLGFGFALNVGSVQLYTMTDNVITFLSPYKSKYGNLNFGINFVFGDKRKISKSPVKSEIQADTLAIREALPELRKISKEEKMQLKADEKEKRENEKIATKQEKKIKNKSLRQQRKEYRRQQKKKKAL; encoded by the coding sequence ATGAAAAAAATGCAATTTATTTCGGGGATATTGTTTCTAATTCTTCTTCTTATTATTATAAACAAAGCATTTGCACAACAAGGCTATAATGCGCAATTTATTCGAGCATTACCCTTGCAACATTCTACAAATCCTGCTTATACCCCATGCTATTCTTATTATATCGGATTTCCAGGATTAACAGGTTTACAGTTTCAAACCGAGAACAGTGGTTTTACAGTGAAAAATGTTTTATACAAAACACCTGATGATTCGGTTCATTTTTCCACGGATAAATTGTTAAATTCCATAAAGAAAAATAATTATTTGTCTGTTGGGCTTGAAAATGACATTATTGCATTTGGGTTTAAAATAAAAAAAGGATATTTGCATTTTAACCTTTCTGAACGCTTTAATAGTACAGTATTTTATACAAAAGATATGCTTGACTTTTTGGTAAAAGGCAATAGCAGTTTTATTGGTAAAAATGTAAGTTTTAAAAGTATAGGACTAAACGCAAACTATTACCATGAAATTGGAATAGGATATTCGCGTGAGATTGATAAGAAATGGACTGCCGGAATAAAGGTAAAGTACCTTGCTGGGATAGCTAATATTTATACAAAAAAATCGGATATAAGCATTTATACCGATCCTTCGGATTATGCCCTAACCGTAAAAACGGATTTTAGCCTTTATTCGTCTTTGCCAGGGACATCAATGTTGCCAGAAGATTCAGTTGATTTTTCAATTGAAGGAAAGAATTTTTCAAAAAGTCTAATGAAATTTAAAAATTCAGGTTTGGCATTCGATTTGGGTGTTCAATATAAATACAATGATAAATTAAAATTTGGTGCAAGTATAATTGACTTGGGATATATCAACTGGAAATCAAATACTAAAAATTTAGTTTCCAGCAAATCAACTGGTTCGTACACTTTTAGAGGAATAGATATTAATGAATTTTTTGATAATGATTCTACAAAATTTGATGATAAAATTAATGAGGTAATTGATTCCTTGTCTGCTAATTTAGGGTTAAAAACCACTTATAGTAAATATCGTTCCAACTTAATTTCTAAAATATATCTTAGTGGAATGTATGATGTATCTCAACGAGATCATCTGGGTTTGCTTATTCGTTCCGATATTTATCAGTCAAAATTAAAAACCGCACTTACAATTCATTATAACCATGAATTTGGAAAATATCTTTCCCTGATGACTGGATATTCCCTGATGACTAATAACTATTTAAACTTAGGGTTTGGTTTTGCTCTGAATGTAGGTTCTGTTCAGTTATATACAATGACAGACAACGTAATAACATTTTTAAGTCCTTATAAATCAAAATATGGTAATCTAAATTTTGGAATCAACTTTGTTTTTGGTGACAAGCGTAAAATAAGCAAAAGTCCCGTTAAATCAGAAATTCAGGCAGATACTTTGGCAATTCGTGAAGCATTGCCAGAACTCAGAAAAATAAGTAAAGAGGAAAAGATGCAGCTTAAAGCTGATGAAAAGGAAAAAAGAGAAAATGAAAAAATTGCAACCAAACAGGAAAAAAAGATAAAGAACAAATCATTAAGACAACAACGAAAGGAATATCGCCGTCAACAAAAAAAGAAGAAAGCGTTATAA
- a CDS encoding thiamine-binding protein: protein MIISVEISYYPLKEDFIPSIVDFIHRLGEDERVSVTTNGMSTQMVGEYDEVMSLLTREIKKTCEIPHSIFILKIVNSDRR, encoded by the coding sequence ATGATCATCTCTGTCGAAATTAGTTATTATCCTCTTAAAGAAGATTTTATTCCTTCAATTGTTGACTTTATCCATCGGTTGGGCGAAGATGAAAGGGTAAGTGTAACCACTAATGGGATGAGTACGCAAATGGTTGGTGAATATGATGAAGTAATGTCATTGCTTACAAGGGAAATAAAAAAAACTTGCGAAATTCCTCATTCCATTTTTATTTTGAAAATAGTTAATTCCGACCGTCGCTGA
- a CDS encoding ATP-binding protein, with the protein MVNRIAITGPESTGKSQLTQELAAYYNTVFVPEYARKYLGLINRAYEEKDILKIAQGQLQLETSLIASARNFIFCDTDFLVTTIWSEVKYGRCHPWIQNKLVNHRYNLYLLCNIDLPWEEDPMREHPHKRDFLFEKYLTYLKKMQFPFAVVSGKGKERLKNAAYYIDHAFLNV; encoded by the coding sequence TTGGTTAACAGAATAGCCATCACCGGACCCGAATCAACCGGGAAATCGCAGCTAACTCAAGAATTAGCAGCATATTACAATACTGTATTTGTTCCTGAATATGCCAGAAAATACCTTGGTTTGATAAACCGCGCCTATGAAGAAAAAGATATATTAAAAATAGCACAAGGACAATTACAGTTAGAAACATCTTTAATAGCATCAGCACGAAATTTTATTTTTTGTGATACCGATTTTTTGGTTACGACAATCTGGAGCGAAGTAAAATACGGACGTTGTCACCCCTGGATACAAAACAAACTTGTTAACCATCGGTACAACCTCTATCTGCTTTGTAATATTGATTTACCTTGGGAAGAGGATCCTATGCGGGAGCATCCGCATAAACGTGATTTTCTGTTTGAAAAGTATCTTACATATTTGAAAAAAATGCAATTCCCTTTTGCTGTCGTGTCGGGAAAGGGAAAAGAAAGACTAAAGAATGCTGCCTATTATATAGACCATGCTTTTTTGAATGTATAA
- a CDS encoding class I SAM-dependent methyltransferase: MTREKISRYSSLFKGKLLDIGAGEKPYQKLFTQAESYTGTNTCRHYNFIHSSIKEGITDVWIEDGTALPFPDASFDGIVNFQVLSVISQPDKFFKEMHRVLQPEGMLMLTTDFLYPKWSPEDVMRHTDVHLRMLASNNGFEIVAMESYGGFQTMFYSLFIRYIRSYLAILKKKKYKLQQILFGLFYFFMLLGQPFYALWGFIIYGLEKNTRDMFDYTMDVMIICRKKNYEIKSK; this comes from the coding sequence ATGACAAGGGAAAAAATCAGCAGGTATAGTTCGCTATTCAAAGGGAAACTTTTAGATATAGGTGCTGGTGAAAAACCGTATCAAAAACTATTTACACAAGCTGAAAGCTACACAGGCACCAATACATGCCGACATTACAATTTTATACATTCATCTATAAAAGAAGGCATTACTGATGTATGGATAGAAGATGGCACAGCCCTTCCCTTTCCTGATGCAAGTTTTGACGGAATCGTTAATTTTCAGGTATTGTCGGTAATTTCGCAACCAGATAAATTTTTTAAAGAAATGCACAGGGTATTGCAACCCGAAGGCATGCTAATGCTGACAACGGATTTTCTTTACCCCAAATGGAGCCCTGAAGATGTAATGCGGCATACCGACGTACATCTTCGTATGCTTGCTTCCAACAATGGTTTCGAAATTGTTGCAATGGAAAGCTACGGTGGATTTCAGACTATGTTTTACAGTCTGTTTATTAGATATATTCGCAGTTATCTTGCTATTTTAAAAAAGAAAAAATACAAGCTCCAACAAATTCTGTTTGGACTCTTTTACTTCTTCATGCTATTAGGACAGCCATTTTATGCTCTCTGGGGATTTATTATTTATGGGCTGGAAAAAAATACAAGGGATATGTTCGACTATACGATGGATGTAATGATTATTTGCCGGAAAAAAAATTATGAAATTAAATCCAAATAA